One Dreissena polymorpha isolate Duluth1 chromosome 9, UMN_Dpol_1.0, whole genome shotgun sequence genomic window carries:
- the LOC127846196 gene encoding tyrosinase-like protein 1 yields the protein MVRWEDYNITKKDKDFVNDILDSNGQYDTFANLHTGVSASARVGPNVLGWHRVYLVLYGRRILFEVAMRKIDNTVSLPYWDSRLDYAMSGPATTILFSTYFFGNGFGLVTTGPFANWDAGSFGKLRRNIGGDSKLFSRDDIRAVLKRCKTSEITFPTATLKTDFEYFHGGPHNWVGGQMSGLDSSSTAYGKGFASANQLNVNRRLIPS from the exons ATGGTTCGCTGGGAGGACTACAACATAACTAAGAAAGATAAGGACTTCGTGAATGACATTCTGGATTCT AATGGACAGTATGACACGTTTGCGAATCTTCATACGGGTGTCAGCGCGTCTGCCCGCGTTGGTCCCAATGTTCTCGGGTGGCATAGAGTATATCTAGTTTTGTACGGAAGAAGAATATT GTTCGAGGTAGCGATGCGAAAAATTGACAACACTGTTTCTCTTCCATACTGGGATTCAAGGCTTGATTATGCCATGTCCGGTCCGGCAACTACAATCTTGTTCTCAACGTATTTTTTTGGAAACGGATTCGGACTTGTCACCACGGGGCCGTTCGCGAACTGGGATGCTGGGAGCTTTGGTAAGCTGCGCAGAAATATCGGTGGCGACAGTAAGCTTTTTAGCAGAGACGATATCAGAGCGGTCCTGAAACGTTGTAAGACTAGCGAAATCACATTTCCTACTGCCACACTTAAAACCGACTTTGAATACTTCCACGGTGGCCCTCACAATTGGGTTGGTGGACAGATGAGTGGTCTAGATTCATCTTCGACTGCATATGGGAAAGGTTTTGCATCCGCCAATCAACTGAATGTAAACCGAAGATTAATTCCGAGTTAG